A stretch of the Cheilinus undulatus linkage group 11, ASM1832078v1, whole genome shotgun sequence genome encodes the following:
- the LOC121517024 gene encoding galactose-specific lectin nattectin-like, translated as MASGLQLIALLCLTSGLLVKNAYGSHLGSCKVCPPGWTQFGQLCYMFNFNKMDWADAERFCTTIGGNLASIHSKSEYDLLENALLTTTGRHMNIWLGGYDAAKEGVWLWSDGSHFDFKFWNKGEPNNFRGAEHCMEMNLGDHINVNDNNCKEKRSFFCFKHL; from the exons ATGGCGTCAGGTCTTCAGCTGATCGCGCTCCTCTGTCTAACCAGTGGACTCCTGGTCAAAAAT GCTTATGGAAGTCATTTAG GTTCCTGTAAAGTTTGCCCCCCTGGGTGGACTCAGTTTGGACAGCTCTGCTACATGTTCAACTTCAATAAAATGGACTGGGCCGATGCAGAG CGTTTCTGCACAACTATTGGTGGAAATTTGGCTTCCATCCATTCAAAAAGTGAATATGACCTCCTTGAAAATGCGCTCCTGACAACGACTGGCAGACACATGAACATTTGGCTTGGAGGATATGATGCAGCAAAG GAGGGTGTGTGGCTGTGGAGTGATGGATCCCACTTTGACTTCAAATTCTGGAACAAAGGGGAGCCAAACAACTTCCGTGGAGCGGAGCACTGCATGGAGATGAACCTCGGAG ACCATATCAATGTCAACGATAACAACTGCAAAGAGAAGAGATCTTTCTTCTGCTTCAAGCATCTGTGA